From Toxotes jaculatrix isolate fToxJac2 chromosome 1, fToxJac2.pri, whole genome shotgun sequence, a single genomic window includes:
- the chrna3 gene encoding neuronal acetylcholine receptor subunit alpha-3 yields MKASFCIGLSTCSFLLFLLSGGTCSEAEHKLFSGIFSNYNQYIRPVENVSEPVIVQFEVSMSQLVKVDEVNQIMETNLWLRHVWNDYKLRWNPKDFGGVEFIRVPSNRIWKPDIVLYNNAVGDFQVDDKTKALLRYNGDVTWIPPAIFKSSCKIDVTYFPFDYQNCTMKFGSWTYDKAKIDLVLIGSTINLKDFWESGEWMIIDAPGYKHDIKYNCCEEIYTDITYSLYIRRLPLFYTINMIIPCLLISFLTVLVFYLPSDCGEKVTLCISVLLSLTVFLLVITETIPSTSLVIPLIGEYLLFTMIFVTLSIVITVFVLNVHYRTPKTHTMPCWVRSVFLGLLPRVMFMTRPERDPEKVTVPGSVHTMHSRPCAIHSSGTLQKQHKPQALASSVVSSLTSRQRIFNNTELSNLNNLSVDPNKGAGSGFLCCEGRCNCCWHHRSSKLPADSGGGSGGLECLGALTGGSAVGVGGGSQCSSSESLDGGIMSLLPLSPEVREAIESVKYIAENMRLQNEAKEVQDDWKYVAMVIDRIFLWVFVLVCILGTAGLFLQPLLLGEDI; encoded by the exons ATGAAAGCCAGCTTTTGCATCGGTTTGTCCACATGTTCCTTCCTGCTGTTTCTTCTGTCGG GAGGCACATGTTCAGAGGCAGAGCACAAGCTCTTCTCTGGGATATTCTCCAACTACAACCAGTACATACGACCGgtggaaaatgtgtctgaaCCGGTCATTGTTCAGTTCGAGGTGTCCATGTCACAGTTGGTCAAAGTG GATGAAGTCAATCAGATCATGGAGACCAATCTGTGGCTGAGACAT gtctGGAATGACTATAAATTGAGATGGAATCCAAAAGATTTTGGAGGCGTTGAGTTTATCCGAGTGCCATCCAACAGGATATGGAAGCCAGACATTGTGCTGTACAACAA TGCAGTTGGAGATTTCCAGGTTGATGACAAAACAAAGGCCCTGCTTCGTTACAATGGTGATGTTACCTGGATCCCTCCGGCCATATTCAAGAGCTCCTGCAAAATTGACGTCACTTACTTCCCCTTCGACTACCAAAACTGTACCATGAAGTTCGGCTCCTGGACCTACGACAAGGCAAAGATCGATCTGGTGCTGATTGGATCCACCATCAACCTGAAGGACTTCTGGGAGAGCGGCGAGTGGATGATAATCGATGCCCCTGGTTACAAACATGACATTAAGTACAACTGCTGTGAGGAAATCTACACAGATATCACTTACTCTTTGTACATCCGCCGTCTGCCTCTTTTCTACACCATCAACATGATCATCCCCTGCCTGCTCATCTCCTTCCTCACCGTGCTTGTCTTCTACCTGCCGTCTGATTGTGGCGAGAAGGTCACTCTGTGTATCTCCGTCCTGCTTTCTTTAACAGTCTTCCTGCTGGTTATAACTGAGACTATTCCCTCCACTTCTCTAGTCATCCCCCTGATTGGCGAGTACCTCCTCTTCACAATGATATTTGTCACTCTCTCTATTGTTATCACGGTTTTTGTGTTGAACGTCCACTACCGCACACCAAAGACACACACCATGCCCTGCTGGGTGCGGAGCGTGTTCCTGGGACTGCTGCCAAGAGTGATGTTCATGACCAGGCCAGAGAGGGACCCCGAGAAGGTGACAGTGCCTGGCAGTGTTCACACGATGCATTCGAGACCCTGTGCCATTCATTCATCAGGCACTTTGCAGAAGCAGCACAAACCACAGGCCCTGGCCTCCAGCGTGGTATCCAGCCTGACGAGCCGCCAGCGGATTTTCAACAACACAGAGCTCTCCAACCTCAACAACTTGAGCGTAGACCCTAACAAAGGTGCAGGTTCTGGGTTCTTGTGCTGCGAGGGACGCTGCAACTGCTGCTGGCACCACAGATCCAGCAAACTGCCTGCAGATTCTGGGGGAGGGAGCGGAGGACTAGAGTGCCTGGGGGCTCTGACTGGAGGCAGTGCTGTTGGGGTAGGAGGGGGGAGTCAGTGCTCCAGCTCCGAGTCTCTGGATGGAGGAATAATGTCCCTATTGCCGCTGTCCCCCGAGGTCAGAGAGGCTATTGAGAGTGTTAAATACATAGCCGAGAACATGAGACTACAGAATGAAGCAAAGGAG GTTCAGGACGACTGGAAGTACGTTGCCATGGTAATCGACAGGATCTTCCTGTGGGTTTTTGTGCTCGTGTGTATCCTGGGAACAGCCGGTCTCTTCCTCCAGCCTCTGTTACTCGGGGAGGACATTTGA